One part of the Roseomonas gilardii genome encodes these proteins:
- a CDS encoding aldo/keto reductase translates to MTERRALLSAAALGTAAFLARPAAAQTTPARDPAGAALPMNDPGASGRWRPPQRLGLGCQPLSNGFGKVVSPATAIATVESAWDSGMRLFDTSPWYGLGRSERRIGAVLSTKPRDEFTLSTKVGRVLEPDAGLALRRVANWAEAPAFRYRYDYSADGTRRSIEDSLQRLGLSRIDIVFVHDLSPGNERDLGRPWREAFEEARKGAFPALQRMKEEGIIKAWGMGVNDPEPILAALEVAEPDIFLAATQYSLAEHGRALDGIIPAVRAKGVSLMIGAPLNGGFLAGKDRYDYGSSIPEPMQRKRSRMQAVAREHEVDLRTAALHFLDAQPAVSCFIPGASHPDQPRQNAESFRTTVPAGFWAQMKEEGLIDRRAPTPTA, encoded by the coding sequence GTGACCGAACGCCGCGCCCTCCTTTCCGCTGCTGCTCTCGGCACGGCGGCCTTCCTCGCCCGCCCGGCGGCGGCGCAGACCACCCCGGCCAGGGACCCCGCGGGAGCGGCATTGCCCATGAACGATCCCGGCGCCTCCGGCCGCTGGCGTCCGCCGCAGCGCCTGGGCCTCGGCTGCCAGCCGCTCAGCAACGGCTTCGGCAAGGTGGTCTCCCCGGCCACCGCCATCGCCACGGTGGAATCCGCCTGGGATTCCGGGATGCGCCTCTTCGACACCTCGCCCTGGTACGGGCTGGGCCGCAGCGAGCGTCGCATCGGCGCCGTGCTCAGCACCAAGCCGCGCGACGAATTCACCCTCTCCACCAAGGTCGGCCGCGTGCTGGAGCCGGATGCGGGACTGGCCCTGCGCCGCGTCGCCAACTGGGCCGAGGCCCCCGCCTTCCGCTATCGCTACGACTACAGCGCCGATGGCACGCGCCGCTCGATCGAGGACAGCCTGCAGCGCCTCGGCCTTTCGCGCATCGACATCGTCTTCGTCCACGACCTCTCGCCCGGCAACGAGCGCGATCTCGGCCGGCCCTGGCGCGAGGCCTTCGAGGAGGCCCGCAAGGGCGCCTTCCCGGCGCTCCAGAGGATGAAGGAGGAGGGCATCATCAAGGCCTGGGGCATGGGCGTGAACGACCCGGAACCCATCCTCGCCGCGCTGGAGGTGGCGGAGCCCGACATCTTCCTCGCCGCCACGCAGTACTCGCTCGCCGAGCATGGCCGGGCGCTCGACGGCATCATCCCCGCCGTGCGGGCCAAGGGCGTGTCGCTGATGATCGGCGCCCCGCTCAACGGCGGCTTCCTCGCCGGGAAAGATCGCTACGACTACGGCTCCTCCATCCCCGAACCGATGCAGCGCAAGCGCAGCCGCATGCAGGCCGTGGCACGGGAGCACGAGGTGGATCTCCGCACCGCCGCCCTGCACTTCCTCGACGCGCAGCCCGCCGTGTCCTGCTTCATCCCCGGCGCCAGCCATCCGGACCAGCCGCGCCAGAACGCGGAATCCTTCCGCACGACCGTTCCAGCGGGCTTCTGGGCGCAGATGAAGGAGGAAGGGCTGATCGACCGCCGCGCACCGACGCCCACGGCCTGA
- a CDS encoding tannase/feruloyl esterase family alpha/beta hydrolase, with amino-acid sequence MTYGRTGLRLAVAATLLGAAPLAAQPAPQQPSGAAQGISESAGTGTFSRAAQSGVPYTLAPQQPQRSCDALRAGLSGGEVTIVSATSFAATGDIPAYCRLRGVIAPEIQFEVNLPEHWNRRFYMFGNGGYAGEDLDAPARRDTREAALRRGFVVASNNTGHDAEREPLGSFAGNAAKMVDYAFRAVHRTVEEAKRATAAYYGRPPAYSYWDACSTGGRQGLISAQRFPDDFDGILAGAPVSNFVDTMVNYIWNDRALRGSGLTTAKMSTVSQAVMARCDAADGLKDGLLADPRRCDFDPARDVKQCAAGQDGDDCLTTPQARAISAINSGIRLPDGKPYFHGFPVGSEASGPSLPGGSDVAGGWTRWIIPLPGQPSRQFEYAMTFMQNMAFGKPRPDFDPASFDFARDPERMSAARSLINATDPDLSGFRRRGGKLIMYHGWADTALTPLMSVEYYEKARAKNGDATPDFFRLFMVPGMFHCRGGFGTDSFDAMTSLVEWVESGKAPDSIPAAQRAGDRVARTRPLCPYPQVATYDGKGNPDEAASFACRDPG; translated from the coding sequence ATGACCTACGGTAGAACCGGCCTGCGCCTGGCCGTCGCCGCCACGCTGCTGGGCGCCGCGCCGCTCGCGGCCCAGCCCGCGCCGCAGCAGCCATCGGGCGCGGCGCAGGGCATCTCGGAAAGCGCCGGCACCGGCACCTTCTCCCGCGCCGCGCAATCCGGCGTGCCCTATACCCTGGCGCCGCAACAGCCGCAGCGGAGTTGCGACGCCCTGCGTGCCGGGCTTTCCGGCGGCGAGGTCACCATCGTCTCCGCCACCAGCTTCGCGGCCACGGGCGATATCCCCGCCTATTGCCGCCTGCGCGGCGTCATCGCGCCGGAAATCCAGTTCGAGGTGAATCTGCCGGAGCATTGGAACCGCCGCTTCTACATGTTCGGCAATGGCGGCTATGCCGGGGAGGACCTCGATGCGCCCGCGCGGCGCGATACGCGGGAGGCCGCGCTGCGCCGTGGGTTCGTGGTCGCCAGCAACAACACGGGCCATGACGCGGAGCGCGAGCCGCTGGGCAGCTTCGCCGGCAACGCCGCGAAGATGGTCGATTACGCCTTCCGCGCCGTCCACCGCACGGTCGAGGAGGCCAAGCGCGCCACCGCCGCCTATTACGGCCGCCCGCCCGCCTATTCCTACTGGGATGCCTGTTCCACCGGCGGCCGGCAGGGGCTGATCTCGGCGCAGCGCTTCCCGGACGACTTCGACGGCATCCTGGCCGGCGCACCGGTCTCGAATTTCGTCGATACCATGGTGAACTACATCTGGAACGACCGTGCCCTGCGCGGCAGCGGCCTCACCACGGCCAAGATGAGCACCGTCTCGCAGGCAGTGATGGCGCGCTGCGATGCCGCCGACGGATTGAAGGACGGGCTTCTCGCCGATCCGCGCCGCTGCGACTTCGACCCGGCGCGCGACGTGAAACAGTGCGCGGCGGGCCAGGATGGCGATGACTGCCTGACCACACCGCAGGCCCGCGCCATTTCCGCCATCAACTCCGGCATCCGCCTGCCCGATGGCAAGCCCTATTTCCATGGCTTCCCGGTGGGGTCCGAGGCCAGCGGCCCCAGCCTGCCCGGCGGCTCGGATGTCGCGGGCGGCTGGACGCGCTGGATCATCCCCTTGCCCGGCCAGCCCTCGCGGCAGTTCGAATACGCCATGACCTTCATGCAGAACATGGCCTTCGGAAAGCCACGCCCGGATTTCGACCCGGCCAGCTTCGACTTCGCGCGCGATCCGGAACGCATGTCCGCCGCCCGCAGCCTGATCAACGCCACCGATCCGGACCTCTCCGGCTTCCGCCGGCGCGGCGGCAAGCTGATCATGTACCATGGCTGGGCGGACACGGCGCTGACGCCGCTGATGAGCGTGGAGTACTACGAGAAGGCCAGGGCGAAGAACGGCGACGCCACGCCCGATTTCTTCCGCCTCTTCATGGTGCCCGGCATGTTCCATTGCCGGGGCGGCTTCGGCACGGACAGCTTCGATGCCATGACCTCGCTGGTCGAATGGGTCGAGTCCGGCAAGGCACCGGATAGCATCCCGGCCGCCCAGCGCGCCGGCGACCGTGTCGCTCGCACCCGGCCGCTCTGCCCCTATCCGCAGGTCGCCACCTATGACGGCAAGGGCAATCCCGACGAGGCGGCGAGCTTCGCCTGCCGCGACCCGGGCTGA
- a CDS encoding M20 family metallopeptidase codes for MSADTTEARVLDWLQQHESGMVALLEAMVNTDGGSYDKAGVDAVGAIASRFLAEHGIPVETVPGERFGDCLRATVEAGEGAAQASGNRQRNILLMGHRDTVFPKGEPARRPFRIEDGRAYGPGVADMKAGLVMNMFVLAAFKAIGGAPGPLVGLFTGDEEIGSPEGRPVIEAEARNARVVFNSEPGRPTGNVVTGRKGGVFMVMDIEGRAAHSGGNFERGISAIGELARKIVAIHALTDLERGITLNVGLVSGGQSVNTVAPHAQGQIDLRYVDPADREEIMGKIHEIIATSYVPGTKAVLTIKGEFLPLVQDAAAKRLFDAYRGAAAETGLKVEGEFAGGCADSGFTAAVGAPTLCSVGPVGGLAHSPEEYLEIGSMVPRAQALARAILGLEKAGL; via the coding sequence ATGTCCGCAGACACCACCGAGGCCCGTGTCCTGGATTGGCTGCAGCAGCATGAGTCCGGAATGGTCGCGTTGCTGGAGGCCATGGTGAACACGGATGGCGGCTCCTACGACAAGGCGGGCGTGGATGCGGTGGGCGCCATCGCCAGCCGCTTCCTGGCCGAGCACGGCATCCCCGTGGAGACCGTACCGGGCGAGCGCTTCGGCGACTGCCTGCGCGCCACGGTCGAGGCGGGCGAGGGCGCCGCGCAGGCCAGCGGCAACCGGCAGCGCAACATCCTGCTGATGGGGCATCGCGACACGGTCTTCCCGAAGGGCGAGCCTGCGCGGCGCCCCTTCCGCATCGAGGACGGGCGCGCCTATGGCCCCGGCGTGGCCGACATGAAGGCCGGGCTGGTGATGAACATGTTCGTGCTGGCGGCCTTCAAGGCGATCGGCGGCGCGCCGGGGCCGCTGGTCGGCCTGTTCACGGGCGACGAGGAGATCGGCTCGCCGGAAGGGCGGCCGGTGATCGAGGCGGAGGCGCGCAACGCCCGCGTCGTCTTCAACAGCGAACCCGGGCGGCCCACCGGCAACGTGGTGACGGGGCGCAAGGGCGGCGTCTTCATGGTGATGGATATCGAGGGCCGTGCCGCGCATTCCGGCGGCAACTTCGAACGCGGTATCAGCGCCATCGGCGAGCTGGCGCGGAAGATCGTGGCGATCCACGCCCTGACCGACCTGGAGCGCGGCATCACGCTGAATGTCGGGCTGGTGAGCGGCGGCCAGAGCGTGAACACCGTGGCGCCGCACGCCCAGGGGCAGATCGACCTGCGCTATGTCGATCCGGCGGACCGCGAGGAGATCATGGGGAAGATCCACGAGATCATCGCGACCTCCTACGTACCCGGCACGAAGGCGGTGCTGACCATCAAGGGCGAGTTCCTGCCGCTGGTGCAGGACGCGGCTGCGAAGCGTCTCTTCGATGCCTATCGCGGCGCGGCGGCCGAGACGGGCCTCAAGGTCGAGGGGGAATTCGCCGGAGGCTGCGCCGACAGCGGTTTCACCGCCGCCGTGGGCGCGCCGACCCTCTGCTCCGTGGGGCCGGTCGGCGGGCTGGCGCACAGCCCGGAGGAGTACCTGGAGATCGGCAGCATGGTGCCGCGTGCCCAGGCGCTGGCCCGGGCGATCCTGGGGCTGGAGAAGGCTGGGCTCTGA
- a CDS encoding DUF333 domain-containing protein — translation MPNPASVFCRDQGGMTQFQKQADGGVIGLCRFPDGRVCEEWSFFRSKTCLPPRQPG, via the coding sequence ATGCCGAATCCCGCCTCTGTCTTCTGCCGCGACCAGGGCGGCATGACGCAGTTCCAGAAGCAGGCGGATGGCGGTGTGATCGGCCTCTGCCGCTTCCCGGATGGCCGTGTCTGCGAGGAATGGTCCTTCTTCCGCAGCAAAACCTGCCTGCCGCCGCGCCAGCCCGGCTAG
- a CDS encoding N-carbamoyl-D-amino-acid hydrolase has protein sequence MTQRLITVAGAQLGPIQKAEGRDVAVGRMVRLMERAHQRGAQVVVFPELALTTFFPRWYEEDTANADHWYETALPSNETAPLFEAARKYGIAFHLGYAEKTPDGRRFNTAVFVHPSGEIVLKYRKIHLPGHKEYDPIRQVQHLEKRYFEIGDLGFPVTRAPIGEQQVNVGMLICNDRRWPEAWRVLGLQQVELVMLGYNTPSINQDRRGFEAHHLRVLHSHLSIQSGCYQNACFGVGVAKGGVEDGHELFGHSIICNPQGEIMAQATSWDDELIVADCDLDMCKLGRTTIFNFAAHRRPEAYGRIVEQVGSVEPPVWQPGGARR, from the coding sequence ATGACACAGCGACTCATCACCGTGGCCGGCGCACAGCTCGGCCCCATCCAGAAGGCGGAAGGCCGCGACGTCGCGGTCGGCCGCATGGTCCGGCTCATGGAACGTGCCCACCAGCGCGGTGCCCAGGTCGTCGTCTTCCCCGAACTGGCGCTGACCACCTTCTTCCCGCGCTGGTACGAGGAGGACACCGCCAATGCCGACCACTGGTACGAGACGGCGCTGCCTTCCAACGAAACCGCGCCTCTCTTCGAGGCCGCGCGGAAATACGGCATCGCCTTCCATCTGGGCTATGCCGAGAAGACGCCGGACGGGCGCCGCTTCAACACCGCCGTCTTCGTCCATCCCTCGGGCGAGATCGTCCTGAAGTACCGCAAGATCCACCTGCCCGGGCACAAGGAATACGACCCGATCCGGCAGGTGCAGCACCTGGAGAAGCGCTATTTCGAGATCGGCGACCTCGGCTTCCCGGTGACGCGCGCACCCATCGGCGAGCAGCAGGTGAATGTCGGCATGCTGATCTGCAACGACCGCCGCTGGCCGGAGGCCTGGCGCGTGCTCGGGCTGCAGCAGGTCGAGCTGGTCATGCTCGGCTACAACACCCCCAGCATCAACCAGGACCGTCGTGGCTTCGAGGCGCATCACCTGCGGGTGCTGCACAGCCATCTCTCGATCCAGTCCGGCTGCTACCAGAATGCCTGCTTCGGCGTCGGCGTGGCCAAGGGCGGCGTGGAGGACGGGCACGAGCTCTTCGGCCATTCCATCATCTGCAATCCCCAGGGCGAGATCATGGCCCAGGCGACCTCCTGGGACGACGAGCTGATCGTGGCGGATTGCGATCTGGACATGTGCAAGCTGGGCCGCACTACCATCTTCAACTTCGCTGCCCATCGCCGCCCCGAGGCCTATGGCCGCATCGTGGAACAGGTGGGCTCCGTCGAACCGCCCGTCTGGCAACCCGGCGGCGCGCGCCGCTGA
- a CDS encoding GNAT family N-acetyltransferase, translating to MLRFRDATAADLPAIVRLMADDGFGAQREAPAAHGADATLSAAYEQAFAAIAALPGWSVILAEDAEGEPVGCLQFMLLPHLSHQGGLRAQVESVRIASTHRGRGLGTALMRHAIGRARAAGCRLMQLTTHASRAEARRFYEQLGFSATHSGMKLSLDDPTPAS from the coding sequence ATGCTCCGTTTCCGTGATGCCACCGCCGCCGACCTGCCTGCCATCGTGCGCCTGATGGCCGACGATGGCTTCGGCGCGCAACGCGAGGCACCGGCCGCCCATGGTGCCGATGCCACGCTCTCTGCCGCCTATGAGCAGGCCTTCGCCGCCATCGCCGCCCTGCCCGGATGGTCGGTGATCCTGGCAGAGGATGCGGAGGGCGAGCCGGTCGGTTGCCTGCAATTCATGCTGCTGCCGCATCTGTCGCACCAGGGCGGGTTGCGGGCACAGGTGGAAAGCGTCCGCATCGCTTCCACCCATCGCGGGCGTGGCCTGGGCACGGCGCTGATGCGCCACGCCATCGGCCGGGCCCGGGCGGCGGGTTGCAGGCTGATGCAACTTACCACCCATGCCAGCCGCGCCGAGGCACGCCGCTTCTATGAGCAACTGGGTTTTTCTGCCACCCATAGTGGCATGAAGCTGAGTCTGGACGATCCCACGCCCGCATCCTGA
- a CDS encoding dihydroorotase codes for MSQTYDSLIRGELVLPDRILADGWVAVSAGRIAGIGEGEPPAARAVADHRGDLVLPGLVDGHMHTGSAVGFPGIEGATMSAAAGGVTTCVDMPYDVPRAVTDAEIFREKVEWVERLAHVDIALYGTIRKRGGVEAIPALAEAGACSFKLSTYEYDENRFPRIDHITMVEAFREIAKTGLMVSVHNEDQEMVEFLTSQAKAEGRTDPIMHCRTRPPLAESMADGEIFEIGLETGAHVHMAHSSIARGFRMAEDFRRAGGKATGEACLQYLCMTEEDLVRLEGFGKCNPPFRTAEEVERMWEELLAGRIAYVSTDHAPWPREKKIYRGDIFAVGAGLTGMQSFAPVMYSLLAERGLSPQFMALYCAERPARFHGLFPRKGAIRVGADADLCVMERGDFTFDAAEIRDREDARWSPYDGRPVKARVAATYLRGACIWDGRNVLAKPGTGGFVPRQHRDTYIG; via the coding sequence ATGAGCCAGACCTACGACTCCCTGATCCGGGGAGAGCTGGTGCTTCCCGACCGAATCCTCGCCGATGGCTGGGTGGCCGTCAGCGCCGGCCGCATCGCGGGAATCGGTGAGGGCGAACCGCCCGCCGCCCGCGCCGTGGCCGACCATCGCGGCGATCTCGTGCTGCCGGGCCTGGTGGATGGGCACATGCACACCGGCAGCGCGGTCGGTTTTCCCGGCATCGAGGGCGCGACCATGTCGGCCGCCGCCGGCGGCGTCACCACCTGCGTGGACATGCCCTATGACGTGCCGCGCGCGGTGACGGATGCCGAGATCTTCCGCGAGAAGGTGGAGTGGGTGGAGCGGCTGGCGCATGTGGACATCGCCCTGTACGGCACCATCCGCAAGCGTGGCGGGGTGGAGGCGATCCCCGCCCTGGCCGAGGCGGGCGCCTGCTCCTTCAAGCTCTCGACCTATGAGTACGACGAGAACCGCTTTCCCCGGATCGACCACATCACCATGGTCGAGGCTTTCCGGGAGATCGCGAAGACCGGGCTGATGGTCTCCGTCCACAACGAGGACCAGGAGATGGTCGAGTTCCTGACCTCCCAGGCGAAGGCAGAGGGGCGCACCGACCCGATCATGCATTGCCGCACCCGTCCGCCTCTGGCCGAGAGCATGGCGGATGGCGAGATCTTCGAGATCGGGCTGGAGACGGGTGCGCATGTCCACATGGCGCATTCCTCCATCGCCCGCGGCTTCCGCATGGCGGAGGATTTCCGGCGTGCCGGCGGCAAGGCCACGGGCGAGGCCTGCCTGCAGTATCTGTGCATGACCGAGGAGGACCTCGTCCGCCTGGAGGGCTTCGGCAAGTGCAACCCGCCCTTCCGCACGGCAGAGGAGGTGGAGCGCATGTGGGAGGAGCTGCTGGCCGGGCGCATCGCCTATGTCTCCACCGACCACGCCCCCTGGCCGCGCGAGAAGAAGATCTACCGGGGCGACATCTTCGCCGTCGGCGCCGGTCTCACCGGCATGCAGTCCTTCGCGCCCGTCATGTACTCCCTGCTGGCCGAGCGCGGCCTCTCGCCGCAGTTCATGGCGCTCTACTGCGCCGAGCGCCCGGCCCGCTTCCACGGCCTCTTCCCGAGGAAGGGTGCCATCCGCGTCGGCGCGGATGCCGATCTCTGCGTCATGGAGCGCGGCGACTTCACCTTCGATGCCGCCGAGATCCGGGACCGGGAGGACGCCCGCTGGTCACCCTATGACGGACGCCCGGTCAAGGCGCGCGTCGCCGCCACCTATCTGCGCGGTGCCTGCATCTGGGACGGACGGAATGTCCTGGCGAAGCCCGGCACCGGAGGCTTCGTGCCGCGCCAGCACCGTGACACCTATATAGGGTGA
- a CDS encoding histone, producing the protein MSEETGEKAPRAQAMAVSTTRRSSTSARRGTTTTRKAPAAAKKPAAKKAATTRTAAAKKPAAKKATATRAASTRTATAKKPAAKKATAATRRTATTRTATAKKPAARKTATAARTTTARKPAAKKATTATRRTATTRTAAAKPAAKKATTTRRAAATRTTTAKKPAARKTTTAARKAPARTAAKPAAPKRAATARKATTRSAAKPTTRRVATARKPATRTAAPKPATTRGTSRKPAAAKPAATASSTRSEAAKKAAVTRARRKAEAASIVTTPEPVMDLPPVVANDGEPQED; encoded by the coding sequence ATGAGTGAAGAAACCGGCGAGAAGGCCCCGCGGGCCCAGGCCATGGCGGTGAGCACCACCCGTCGCAGCAGCACCAGCGCGCGCCGTGGCACCACCACCACCCGCAAGGCCCCGGCCGCGGCGAAGAAGCCCGCCGCGAAGAAGGCGGCAACCACCCGCACGGCCGCAGCCAAGAAGCCGGCCGCGAAGAAGGCGACGGCGACCCGGGCGGCCAGCACGCGCACGGCCACGGCGAAGAAGCCCGCCGCGAAGAAGGCGACGGCGGCGACCCGCCGCACGGCGACCACGCGTACGGCCACGGCGAAGAAGCCCGCCGCGCGGAAGACGGCGACCGCCGCCCGCACCACGACGGCGCGCAAGCCCGCCGCGAAGAAGGCGACGACGGCGACCCGTCGCACGGCGACCACGCGCACCGCCGCGGCGAAGCCGGCCGCGAAGAAGGCGACGACGACCCGCCGCGCCGCCGCCACGCGCACGACCACGGCGAAGAAGCCCGCCGCGCGGAAGACGACCACCGCCGCCCGCAAGGCGCCGGCCCGCACCGCCGCCAAGCCCGCCGCGCCGAAGCGCGCCGCCACCGCCCGCAAGGCCACGACGCGCAGCGCCGCCAAGCCCACCACGCGACGCGTCGCCACGGCCCGCAAGCCGGCGACCCGCACGGCGGCGCCGAAGCCCGCCACGACGCGCGGCACGTCCCGCAAGCCCGCCGCCGCCAAGCCGGCCGCGACCGCGTCCAGCACGCGCTCCGAGGCCGCGAAGAAGGCCGCCGTGACGCGTGCGCGCCGCAAGGCCGAGGCCGCCTCGATCGTGACGACGCCGGAGCCGGTGATGGATCTGCCGCCCGTGGTCGCCAATGACGGCGAACCGCAGGAGGATTGA
- the otnK gene encoding 3-oxo-tetronate kinase: MPLLLGCIADDFTGATDLASMLVRHGMRTIQVIGVPDGPLPEADAVVVALKSHTIPAPEAVARSLAALEALLAAGARQILFKVCSTFDSTDAGNIGPVADALLRRLQAGFALACPAFPANGRTVYQGHLFVGSRLLSESGMQDHPLTPMCDPDLVRVLSRQTDGGVGLVGFGTVERGAGAIRQAMTRLAESGRRYAILDALTDAHLVAIGEAAAAHPLLVGGSGIAMGLPENFRRAGLLPSRDDADVLPPMRGHGAVLAGSCSRATLGQIGFARDHLPVLELDPLTQDGPAMVAAALGWVDGKLREDRPVVIATSAMPDRVALLQRRLGREAAGAMVEEALAAIAAGLAERGVGRLLVAGGESSGAVVQRLGVRSLRIGGEIAPGVPWTFADPPGLHLALKSGNFGGRDMFLRAFEDMT; the protein is encoded by the coding sequence ATGCCCCTTCTTCTGGGCTGCATCGCGGATGATTTCACCGGGGCGACCGACCTCGCCTCCATGCTGGTGCGCCATGGCATGCGCACGATCCAGGTGATCGGTGTGCCGGACGGGCCGCTCCCCGAAGCCGATGCCGTGGTGGTGGCGCTGAAGTCCCACACCATCCCCGCGCCGGAGGCGGTGGCGCGGTCCCTGGCGGCGCTGGAGGCCCTGCTGGCGGCGGGGGCGCGCCAGATCCTGTTCAAGGTCTGCTCCACCTTCGACAGCACCGACGCGGGCAATATCGGCCCGGTGGCGGATGCGCTGCTGCGCCGTCTGCAGGCGGGCTTCGCGCTCGCCTGCCCGGCGTTTCCGGCGAATGGCCGCACCGTGTACCAGGGGCATCTTTTCGTCGGCAGCCGGCTGCTGAGCGAGAGCGGGATGCAGGACCATCCCCTGACCCCGATGTGCGACCCCGACCTGGTGCGCGTGCTGTCGCGCCAGACGGATGGCGGCGTCGGGCTGGTGGGCTTCGGCACGGTGGAACGGGGTGCGGGGGCGATCCGCCAGGCCATGACGCGCCTCGCGGAATCCGGCCGGCGCTATGCCATCCTCGACGCGCTGACCGACGCGCATCTGGTGGCGATCGGCGAGGCCGCGGCGGCGCATCCGCTGCTCGTCGGCGGCTCCGGCATCGCCATGGGCCTGCCGGAGAATTTCCGCCGCGCCGGGCTGCTGCCATCCCGCGACGATGCCGATGTGCTGCCGCCCATGCGGGGGCATGGCGCCGTGCTGGCGGGGTCCTGCTCCCGCGCCACGCTGGGGCAGATCGGCTTCGCGCGTGACCATCTGCCCGTGCTGGAACTCGACCCGCTGACGCAGGACGGTCCGGCGATGGTCGCCGCCGCGCTGGGATGGGTGGATGGCAAGCTGCGGGAAGACCGTCCGGTGGTGATCGCCACCTCCGCCATGCCCGATCGCGTGGCGCTGCTGCAGCGGCGCCTGGGACGCGAGGCGGCAGGCGCGATGGTGGAGGAAGCGCTGGCCGCGATCGCGGCGGGGCTGGCGGAACGCGGCGTCGGCCGGCTCCTCGTGGCAGGCGGGGAAAGCTCGGGGGCCGTGGTGCAGCGGCTGGGCGTGCGAAGCCTGCGCATCGGTGGCGAGATCGCGCCTGGCGTGCCCTGGACCTTCGCCGATCCGCCCGGGCTGCACCTCGCGCTGAAATCCGGCAATTTCGGCGGGCGCGACATGTTCCTGCGCGCCTTCGAGGATATGACCTGA
- a CDS encoding class I SAM-dependent methyltransferase, with translation MSESFDATWLALREPADAFARDPALAERLVSLLPKRPHLVDLGAGTGSLFRWLAPRIGGAQAWTLVDSDAALVEEAFDTIARRADSIGLTVSAPNKRTLLVHAPEGAWRVEGLIADLADAPDWLPKRGADAVVCSALLDLVSEDWLEDLADVVECPFYASMTVDGRDRFLPPHPLDGVVAQAFRRDQRRDKGFDGPALGGGAPAAAARAFAARGFSVEQAGSAWELGPRRHRELLLELVLGHADAASAHLRQPRRIEAWTEARSRQWRQNRLRAVIGHRDLLALPAAG, from the coding sequence GTGAGCGAGAGCTTCGACGCCACCTGGCTGGCGCTGCGCGAGCCCGCCGACGCCTTCGCGCGCGATCCCGCGCTGGCGGAACGCCTCGTCTCCCTGCTGCCGAAGCGCCCGCATCTGGTCGATCTCGGCGCGGGCACCGGCAGCCTGTTCCGCTGGCTCGCCCCCAGGATCGGCGGCGCGCAGGCCTGGACGCTGGTGGACAGCGACGCCGCGCTGGTGGAGGAGGCCTTCGACACCATCGCCCGCCGCGCGGACAGCATCGGCCTGACGGTGAGCGCGCCGAACAAGCGGACCCTGCTGGTCCATGCGCCCGAGGGTGCCTGGCGGGTGGAAGGGCTGATCGCCGATCTCGCCGACGCGCCGGACTGGCTGCCGAAGCGTGGCGCCGATGCGGTGGTCTGTTCCGCCCTGCTGGACCTCGTGTCCGAGGACTGGCTGGAGGATCTGGCCGATGTGGTCGAATGCCCCTTCTATGCCTCCATGACCGTGGACGGGCGCGACCGCTTCCTGCCGCCGCATCCGCTCGACGGCGTGGTGGCGCAGGCCTTCCGCCGCGACCAGCGGCGCGACAAGGGCTTCGACGGACCAGCCCTGGGCGGTGGCGCCCCGGCGGCGGCGGCACGTGCCTTCGCCGCGCGCGGCTTCTCGGTGGAGCAGGCGGGGTCGGCCTGGGAGCTCGGGCCGCGCCGCCATCGCGAGTTGCTGCTGGAGCTGGTGCTCGGCCATGCCGATGCGGCGAGCGCCCATCTGCGGCAGCCGCGCCGCATCGAGGCCTGGACCGAGGCCCGCAGCCGTCAGTGGCGACAGAACCGCCTGCGGGCAGTGATCGGGCATCGCGACCTGCTGGCGCTTCCTGCCGCGGGCTGA